Proteins found in one Prosthecobacter debontii genomic segment:
- a CDS encoding c-type cytochrome domain-containing protein has product MSTHLLSFCAWLSLALIPGCGTTPEDSETRPRGQNVLDTQTLDQALTGQVDFVRHVKPVLEAKCAACHNQTAQPGRMSLASRAEAERTGTLGAFILPGQPKTSPLLTRLDSAHASLKEMPPVGERLTSQEIALLERWIAQGATWPTGPMGILNTGSP; this is encoded by the coding sequence ATGTCCACTCATCTCCTGTCTTTTTGCGCCTGGCTCTCTCTAGCGCTCATCCCCGGCTGCGGGACCACACCAGAGGATTCGGAAACTCGTCCCCGTGGGCAAAACGTGCTGGATACCCAGACGCTCGATCAGGCGCTGACCGGGCAGGTGGACTTCGTGCGGCACGTCAAACCCGTTCTCGAAGCCAAGTGCGCCGCCTGCCATAATCAGACCGCTCAACCAGGACGCATGAGTTTGGCCAGCCGGGCTGAGGCCGAACGCACGGGCACCTTGGGTGCTTTCATCCTCCCCGGCCAGCCCAAGACCAGTCCGCTCCTCACACGTCTGGATTCCGCTCATGCATCCCTCAAAGAGATGCCGCCCGTGGGTGAACGGCTGACTTCGCAGGAAATTGCCCTGCTGGAGCGCTGGATCGCCCAAGGAGCCACTTGGCCTACCGGACCGATGGGAATCTTGAATACGGGATCTCCTTGA
- a CDS encoding DUF3857 and transglutaminase domain-containing protein, which translates to MSGLKTWNFCLSLLASTGFLVTHTAAQEKQPREERPTNPALVLSRKPSPEFATSLAPLLTPLKEVLARRGDYPNPDKDGIILLDESIVHTDEAGKRTVVYHYVEEALTESGSQALEEQTYQYRTDDQKIHLVQARTIQADGSELPVEDRGIIMESPQTDAGDSVYGDRGQMRLIFSRVQPGVVREVIVVIEDQAPRMASQFSTLEIWGAYWPTRHSRMVVHMPESVATRLKETRLGAGVPNPRKSTLSSGYQTWIYEKERIPAMLYEAGRAPRDQTGPAVFLTTLPDWETFGTWYRQLLDDRSTLSPSLKTLAEEWTKQANTSEEKIKAIFSHVARDVRYTGLEFGMGAHQPRAPGQVWTTSYGDCKDKSNLVALLLRSVGIEARLALLQTEHAGRIERRSPDTRHFNHAIVAVKTPSGWEFSDPTIRYGKPGMLAPSSSDREVLIIKENDVEWTRTPGIQPSSVHYYIDASRDEDGSLEGWLELRETDYYAATDRAYYERLNSTELKREIQPNLTAFFPGARLIDAELGNPETDVIWRLFFSLPSQSSGNDTREPLRFPVGSPVFLSVGNAQTRESSLFLWPVVWKVTGSITLPEGWAATDIPSAFDLHTDAYEVEGRWEFKGTTCMPHYEARVTRALVEPTMYEAIWRGTQSLQNWLQKPAWLTRNAEVAEAPSPASSISLGKFPLMPSGEGQLTFVEERYPLSGNRHLRRAALRKTLEYFPNDPLTVFMARARLALTDWEENKNEEAEKALRELLTKSSAKVEEETVYWARYMLGAVLQDSKKYPEAIQMLKPIVELDSLSGYRRGWASYQFSLSLEGLKEEASALNIALAGLKFHDAESSGLLLRQSAKLLFQLKRENELNGLLKTVIQTFDNEAAPALTQLARQALGWTSDGHVEWAQAAIQALEGCGFETQDETFLQLLQNGKNALAGQTIAAVLQKELQEYLKANSEHTALIPPADGWPQTAEECAQRYEAAAKVIDADLGHRLALHYVTAYPPDSQFSRYLWHSAAYLDHHERIKEIPAPSPLLQLLIKLGQSLPKSDDNYFELKFLHGRTIENRGQDWQAAAAIYAEILADKEMPQDFRPSALEREANCYEKLKDWKRAASTLSQLGELITYGSSGDGLARAAQIYLEMGEPQNALKVLAKVESNREFLLKNSAMADTLTEWLALAKDEKGALERWKTTPSWWPQWKELRQKLDIEETEVEPLIQDIADTGAVLQQAIQDQDITKVGEIYRQVVHSSRWLPARSIELAWMSVYRLGDTHSAHRQDLLKFAAAAMEAVAPVTEEQGRIRSMYLSMCYIDTGAPGAALKQIKDYFETHPQDEHAITFVMSRLWATLAKEQPEEQPHAIKHLENDLLSSQLKNERALTITTLAGLLHTQNRGAEIIPLLERELKHPAIIINETERQKLSTLLHSYAAEEQFSQAIKRWLTKHAPSWYNEISPKSLNDIDQGELQASLEAAAEEHTTAEAIKLYYLAASESSLSSDERARWWATGLNMHLHTQAITQKEVLAAVDAILEDTSAPDLLKDATLRIACLACADMDAVTEYQHWRHKLSDTQISPFTLGFLETLDAVFGLDLKSPSHLGPLLEKQARKNDPQQLRLLAYLIVTRAILHGNFEATQAVSDALANLRKGIGTEASALQTLRLEIAQQIRGAKKLQPIHQAMASVVAKHWASTPKSEASAPEPLWGLPDYSRLGSAHYRQWITQAVADGVYERSSLKVWYFLATACAEYSPALTWDMRRELIAAAMQAATDDQTQQQIVNLCANYVDSDNSTERDYLNTQFKPWRDATKQPGTYAEIRAWEAHTAMRNGLSQDIKGIIQQVKPPGVQQRLRELHLQRMLNQGGAREINEALDALGTDAMLEASNLYYVIPALQKSQREVELELAVEAAKTALRDAVHSSWCGNDTSSVRVAVRLAGVLQQPELLPDNWSRFVSQFYPEPHDRLVHTMSVALLKQDWETARQSGLELTQKYPTYYSNYWGPGKALWELGKKAEAKEYLKTFTQYCHDEIEHPMAVKMLQELDAAE; encoded by the coding sequence ATGTCTGGCCTGAAAACATGGAATTTTTGTTTAAGCTTATTAGCCTCAACGGGGTTTCTCGTCACTCATACGGCGGCCCAGGAAAAACAACCTCGTGAGGAAAGACCCACGAATCCGGCCCTTGTTTTATCTCGGAAGCCTTCGCCCGAATTTGCAACCTCGCTAGCTCCGCTATTAACACCTCTCAAAGAAGTGCTGGCTAGGCGTGGGGACTATCCCAATCCTGATAAGGATGGGATCATTCTTCTCGATGAAAGCATCGTCCACACGGATGAGGCTGGAAAGCGGACTGTCGTGTATCACTACGTGGAAGAGGCTTTGACTGAATCGGGCAGCCAAGCCTTGGAAGAACAGACCTATCAATATCGAACGGATGATCAGAAAATTCATCTCGTGCAGGCCAGAACGATCCAAGCCGATGGTAGTGAACTCCCCGTGGAGGATCGAGGGATCATTATGGAGTCTCCTCAGACAGACGCTGGGGACAGTGTCTATGGAGATCGCGGGCAAATGCGCCTCATCTTTTCCCGCGTGCAGCCTGGTGTGGTTCGTGAGGTGATCGTCGTCATTGAAGATCAGGCCCCCCGCATGGCTTCCCAATTCAGCACGCTGGAAATCTGGGGAGCTTACTGGCCTACGAGGCACTCCCGAATGGTCGTGCATATGCCAGAATCTGTGGCTACCAGACTGAAAGAAACTCGGCTAGGGGCTGGCGTCCCCAACCCAAGGAAAAGCACTTTGTCCTCAGGATATCAGACTTGGATATACGAAAAGGAGCGCATTCCTGCGATGCTTTATGAAGCCGGGCGTGCGCCACGCGACCAAACAGGTCCCGCCGTCTTTTTAACCACGCTGCCAGATTGGGAAACCTTTGGCACATGGTATCGCCAACTGCTTGATGACCGATCCACACTCTCTCCCTCTTTAAAAACCCTCGCCGAAGAGTGGACAAAGCAAGCCAACACCTCCGAAGAAAAAATTAAGGCTATCTTCAGCCACGTCGCTCGAGACGTCCGCTACACGGGTTTGGAGTTCGGTATGGGCGCTCATCAACCGCGTGCCCCGGGACAGGTCTGGACGACCAGTTATGGGGACTGCAAGGATAAGTCCAACTTGGTCGCCTTGCTGCTTCGCTCAGTCGGTATTGAAGCTCGTCTTGCGCTACTTCAGACGGAACATGCAGGCCGCATCGAACGCCGAAGCCCTGATACCCGGCATTTCAACCACGCCATTGTCGCCGTCAAAACACCTTCTGGCTGGGAGTTTTCAGACCCGACCATCCGCTACGGCAAACCGGGTATGCTCGCCCCCTCTAGCTCCGACCGAGAAGTCCTCATCATCAAGGAGAACGATGTCGAGTGGACACGGACACCCGGCATACAGCCGAGCAGCGTTCATTATTATATTGATGCTTCACGTGATGAAGATGGCTCTTTAGAAGGCTGGCTGGAACTGAGAGAAACCGATTACTATGCTGCCACAGACCGTGCCTACTACGAACGGTTAAACTCCACAGAACTGAAAAGGGAGATTCAACCCAATCTCACCGCGTTTTTCCCTGGAGCACGCTTGATTGATGCCGAGTTAGGCAACCCAGAAACCGATGTCATTTGGCGGCTCTTCTTCAGTTTACCAAGCCAATCGAGTGGCAATGATACCCGCGAACCGTTGCGTTTCCCTGTGGGTAGTCCCGTCTTTCTTTCCGTGGGCAATGCCCAGACTCGCGAATCCTCCCTCTTTCTGTGGCCTGTTGTCTGGAAGGTGACAGGCAGCATCACCCTGCCGGAGGGCTGGGCAGCGACCGACATCCCTTCTGCTTTCGATCTGCACACTGACGCTTATGAAGTCGAGGGACGGTGGGAGTTCAAAGGAACCACCTGCATGCCGCATTACGAGGCACGTGTCACCCGCGCCTTGGTAGAACCCACCATGTACGAAGCCATCTGGCGTGGCACTCAATCCCTGCAAAACTGGCTGCAAAAACCCGCCTGGCTCACCCGTAACGCTGAAGTTGCCGAAGCCCCTTCACCTGCGTCCAGCATCTCATTGGGGAAATTTCCCTTGATGCCCAGCGGTGAAGGACAGCTCACTTTTGTCGAAGAGCGTTATCCGCTTTCAGGCAATCGCCATCTCCGCCGAGCGGCACTGCGTAAAACCCTGGAATACTTTCCGAATGATCCGCTGACGGTCTTCATGGCACGAGCACGATTGGCGCTCACCGATTGGGAAGAGAACAAAAATGAAGAGGCTGAAAAAGCACTGAGAGAACTGTTAACGAAGTCCTCCGCCAAGGTGGAAGAGGAGACGGTTTACTGGGCTCGCTACATGTTGGGAGCCGTACTGCAAGACAGCAAAAAATATCCTGAAGCCATTCAGATGTTGAAGCCCATCGTCGAGCTCGACTCACTCAGTGGCTATCGCCGAGGCTGGGCCAGTTACCAATTCTCACTGTCCCTTGAGGGGCTCAAAGAAGAAGCATCGGCTTTAAACATTGCCTTAGCAGGTCTGAAGTTTCATGATGCGGAGAGCAGTGGTTTACTGCTGAGACAGTCCGCCAAGCTTCTCTTCCAACTCAAACGTGAAAACGAGCTGAACGGGCTTTTAAAAACCGTCATTCAGACCTTCGATAACGAAGCAGCTCCGGCCCTCACACAGTTAGCGCGGCAGGCTTTAGGCTGGACATCGGATGGACATGTCGAGTGGGCTCAAGCCGCGATCCAAGCCCTCGAAGGATGTGGATTTGAGACACAGGACGAGACCTTTTTACAGCTTCTTCAAAACGGAAAAAATGCCCTAGCAGGTCAAACCATCGCTGCGGTTCTTCAAAAGGAACTTCAAGAGTATCTCAAAGCCAACTCTGAACACACCGCCCTCATTCCGCCTGCGGATGGTTGGCCACAGACGGCTGAAGAGTGTGCTCAGCGCTATGAGGCAGCCGCCAAGGTGATCGACGCCGACCTCGGTCATCGCTTAGCTTTGCATTATGTCACAGCGTATCCCCCTGACTCGCAATTTAGCCGCTATCTGTGGCATAGCGCCGCTTACTTGGATCATCACGAACGGATCAAAGAAATTCCAGCCCCCTCTCCTCTCTTGCAGTTGCTCATCAAGCTCGGGCAGAGCCTGCCTAAAAGTGATGATAACTACTTTGAACTCAAGTTCCTCCATGGGCGCACGATTGAAAATCGAGGGCAGGATTGGCAAGCCGCAGCGGCGATCTATGCAGAGATTTTAGCGGATAAGGAGATGCCGCAGGATTTCCGACCCTCAGCCCTCGAGCGTGAAGCCAACTGTTATGAAAAGCTTAAAGACTGGAAAAGGGCCGCGTCCACATTGTCTCAACTAGGAGAGCTCATCACCTACGGTAGCAGTGGAGATGGTCTGGCGAGAGCCGCCCAAATTTATTTGGAAATGGGAGAGCCTCAAAATGCGCTGAAGGTTCTAGCCAAAGTCGAATCCAACCGGGAATTCCTGCTTAAAAACAGTGCCATGGCCGACACCCTAACCGAATGGTTGGCCCTTGCCAAAGATGAAAAGGGCGCTTTGGAACGTTGGAAAACCACTCCCTCGTGGTGGCCCCAGTGGAAAGAACTTCGACAGAAACTAGACATTGAAGAAACCGAAGTCGAGCCCCTGATTCAGGATATCGCAGACACCGGTGCCGTCCTTCAACAGGCGATTCAAGATCAAGACATCACGAAGGTGGGAGAAATATACCGCCAGGTGGTCCACAGTAGCCGCTGGCTTCCTGCTCGTTCGATCGAGTTGGCATGGATGAGCGTTTATAGGCTCGGAGATACTCACTCCGCCCATCGGCAAGACCTGCTCAAATTTGCCGCTGCAGCCATGGAAGCCGTGGCTCCGGTGACGGAAGAACAGGGGCGCATACGCAGCATGTATCTTTCCATGTGCTACATTGACACCGGGGCTCCTGGTGCTGCCCTGAAACAGATCAAAGACTACTTTGAAACTCATCCGCAGGACGAGCATGCCATTACATTCGTCATGTCCCGCCTCTGGGCTACCCTCGCTAAGGAGCAACCAGAAGAGCAACCCCATGCGATCAAACATCTGGAGAATGACCTCCTCTCAAGCCAATTAAAAAACGAGCGGGCGCTCACGATCACCACCTTGGCAGGCTTGCTTCACACTCAAAATCGAGGAGCCGAAATCATCCCCTTGCTGGAACGGGAACTCAAACATCCCGCCATCATCATCAATGAGACGGAACGGCAGAAGCTCTCGACCCTCCTCCACAGCTATGCGGCCGAAGAGCAATTCAGCCAAGCGATCAAGCGCTGGCTGACGAAACATGCACCTTCCTGGTATAACGAAATTTCCCCCAAAAGCCTGAACGATATCGATCAAGGAGAACTGCAAGCCTCGCTCGAAGCCGCAGCTGAAGAGCACACGACAGCTGAGGCCATTAAACTGTATTATCTCGCCGCGTCAGAGAGCTCACTGTCCTCAGACGAGCGGGCCCGATGGTGGGCCACCGGCTTGAACATGCACTTGCATACCCAAGCCATCACCCAAAAGGAAGTGCTGGCAGCCGTTGACGCTATTTTAGAAGACACCTCCGCACCAGATCTCCTTAAAGACGCGACTTTACGCATCGCCTGTCTGGCCTGCGCAGATATGGATGCGGTCACAGAATACCAGCATTGGCGTCATAAGCTATCTGACACTCAGATCAGCCCCTTCACCTTAGGATTCCTAGAAACACTCGATGCCGTCTTCGGTCTCGACTTAAAGTCCCCGTCTCATCTTGGTCCCTTACTCGAAAAACAGGCTCGAAAGAACGATCCTCAACAACTGCGCCTGCTCGCCTACCTCATCGTCACTCGGGCAATTCTTCATGGGAATTTTGAAGCTACTCAGGCCGTCAGTGATGCCTTGGCAAACCTTCGCAAAGGGATCGGCACTGAGGCTTCTGCCCTGCAAACGCTACGCTTAGAAATCGCCCAACAAATTCGCGGAGCTAAAAAGTTGCAGCCGATCCATCAGGCCATGGCGTCGGTGGTGGCTAAGCATTGGGCCAGCACCCCCAAGTCTGAAGCCAGTGCCCCCGAGCCCCTTTGGGGACTTCCGGATTACAGCCGCTTAGGTTCAGCCCACTATCGTCAATGGATCACTCAAGCAGTCGCTGACGGAGTCTATGAGCGCAGCAGTCTGAAGGTTTGGTATTTCCTTGCCACCGCATGTGCGGAATACAGTCCGGCTCTTACTTGGGACATGCGCCGCGAACTCATTGCAGCCGCTATGCAGGCGGCGACTGATGACCAAACTCAACAGCAGATCGTCAACTTATGCGCCAACTACGTGGATTCAGACAACTCCACCGAACGCGACTACTTAAACACGCAATTCAAACCCTGGCGTGACGCCACCAAGCAGCCAGGAACCTATGCCGAAATCCGTGCTTGGGAAGCCCACACGGCGATGCGTAACGGTCTCTCACAGGACATCAAGGGCATCATCCAACAAGTGAAGCCCCCTGGCGTCCAACAACGGCTACGTGAGCTACATTTACAGCGCATGCTCAATCAAGGTGGCGCTCGGGAAATCAACGAGGCTCTCGATGCGCTCGGCACAGACGCCATGCTTGAAGCCAGCAATCTCTACTATGTCATCCCTGCCCTCCAAAAAAGCCAGCGTGAGGTGGAACTGGAATTGGCGGTCGAAGCCGCGAAGACAGCTCTCCGCGATGCCGTCCACTCGAGCTGGTGCGGGAACGACACGAGTTCCGTGCGGGTCGCCGTGCGTCTGGCCGGGGTTCTCCAACAACCGGAGCTTTTGCCGGACAACTGGTCCCGCTTCGTCAGCCAGTTTTATCCCGAACCTCATGACCGACTGGTCCACACCATGAGCGTGGCATTGTTAAAACAAGATTGGGAAACGGCCCGCCAAAGCGGCCTTGAGCTCACGCAGAAGTATCCCACCTATTACTCCAACTACTGGGGCCCTGGAAAAGCACTCTGGGAACTCGGGAAAAAAGCCGAAGCCAAGGAATATCTGAAAACCTTCACCCAATACTGCCACGACGAGATCGAACACCCGATGGCGGTGAAAATGCTACAAGAACTCGATGCCGCTGAGTAA
- a CDS encoding DUF6600 domain-containing protein — translation MKTIPFAGACVILTLTLSSCDRQIPSLNNTAAEENQRRLEETQAAYEQQAADMQARSEELQRQLADLQQSIRDKENAEMQAKLEALQQENERLLADAEAARQKSEELKDELANRPVVTEPAPYVPEPGGQAWVDPETDYSMFYEQLSPHGQWLEVEGYGYAWRPALASRSTWRPYVDGRWVWSDHGWAWDSPEPFGWACYHYGRWVRISRHGWVWVPGREWAPAWVSWRSGDDCVGWAPLPPAPRRGYTTIGYDCDVNYGLSPSSYIFIESANFGRSSYINVTLSLNRITTIFQQTVNVTNIIQVNQQQSHFFVNRGGPDRHWLENRIGKRIPVASVRVERALDRPMAGPRDRDRDRDGVPTLIAAPLPISRDKRPERPSRIAEKISRPALVDAWTDIPSDRRQNLRELVSRQAKKPPEPKPSIRDQPPVATGGERDRDRDRDGRPGMTRPEIRPGMPSPTVGERPTENDRERDREGRPGMSRPEVRPGISLPGGVPIPPPGDRTPDRDRDREDRPGMPQPDTRPAVPVPGGSPTPGTVEPAPDTGRDRGRDREDRPGMPRPETRPTLPLPGSTPTPGTVEPTPDTGRDREGRHRPGMTRPGDRADDTDEARKAEASQREAEMKRRQEEMAQQAEAAKNRAELLKQQQEMAQQKAAAEKAAEMQQKAEAEQRRQDDLARKQAEASAMTEKMAEQQRRNDELRRQQTEALKAREMQKAEAAQRDREAAMAKQQELLRKKAEADMMQKRNDDLRRQQAEAMKTQAEAAKRQRDAEAARAQAEALAQQKEMARQQAEAVASQRRQQEQQKQEMIQKQREEMAQKAREAAARVQQEAEARRRAAEAAGRQREPQKRQNNEDQRDRRRNPDNP, via the coding sequence ATGAAAACGATTCCTTTCGCGGGTGCCTGCGTTATCTTGACCTTGACTCTGTCAAGCTGTGACCGCCAGATCCCATCTCTGAATAACACAGCGGCCGAGGAAAACCAACGGCGCTTGGAGGAAACTCAAGCGGCTTATGAACAGCAGGCGGCAGATATGCAAGCTCGCAGCGAGGAGTTACAGCGCCAACTGGCGGATCTCCAGCAAAGCATCCGCGACAAAGAAAATGCGGAAATGCAGGCCAAGCTTGAGGCTCTCCAGCAAGAGAATGAGCGCCTGCTCGCGGATGCGGAAGCCGCCCGGCAAAAGAGCGAGGAACTGAAGGACGAACTGGCCAACCGACCTGTCGTCACCGAGCCTGCGCCTTACGTCCCCGAACCCGGCGGCCAAGCCTGGGTGGATCCCGAGACCGACTACTCCATGTTCTACGAGCAACTCAGCCCGCATGGTCAGTGGCTGGAGGTGGAGGGTTACGGCTATGCCTGGAGACCCGCTCTGGCTTCACGCTCCACGTGGCGCCCCTATGTGGATGGGCGCTGGGTCTGGAGTGATCACGGCTGGGCCTGGGATAGCCCCGAGCCCTTTGGCTGGGCCTGCTACCACTATGGCCGCTGGGTGCGCATCTCCCGGCATGGCTGGGTGTGGGTGCCGGGGCGTGAATGGGCTCCCGCCTGGGTTTCCTGGCGTTCTGGGGATGACTGTGTCGGCTGGGCTCCTCTGCCCCCTGCCCCACGCCGTGGCTACACCACCATCGGGTATGACTGTGACGTCAACTATGGCCTCTCCCCGAGCAGCTACATTTTCATCGAGTCCGCCAACTTTGGCCGTAGCAGCTACATCAACGTCACCCTCTCCTTGAACCGCATCACCACCATCTTCCAGCAGACGGTGAACGTGACGAACATCATTCAGGTCAACCAGCAGCAGTCTCACTTCTTCGTCAATCGCGGCGGGCCAGATCGTCATTGGCTGGAAAACCGCATCGGCAAGCGCATCCCCGTCGCTTCCGTCCGGGTGGAGCGTGCACTCGACCGGCCCATGGCGGGCCCACGTGACCGAGATCGGGACCGTGACGGTGTGCCAACCCTCATTGCAGCCCCCCTGCCCATCAGTCGGGACAAACGCCCTGAGCGCCCAAGCCGCATCGCGGAAAAAATCTCACGCCCAGCCCTCGTGGATGCCTGGACCGACATTCCTTCGGATCGCCGCCAAAACCTGCGCGAGCTCGTGAGCCGCCAAGCTAAAAAGCCGCCCGAACCCAAACCAAGCATCCGTGACCAGCCCCCCGTCGCAACCGGAGGAGAGCGTGACCGCGATCGTGATCGTGATGGCCGTCCCGGCATGACTCGGCCTGAAATTCGCCCCGGCATGCCAAGCCCCACCGTTGGAGAACGCCCCACTGAAAATGACCGTGAACGGGATCGCGAAGGACGCCCTGGCATGTCGCGGCCCGAGGTCCGCCCGGGTATCTCGCTGCCAGGAGGAGTGCCTATACCCCCCCCCGGGGATCGCACACCGGATCGTGATCGCGATCGTGAAGACCGTCCTGGCATGCCTCAGCCAGACACACGTCCCGCAGTCCCGGTTCCAGGCGGCAGCCCCACTCCAGGCACTGTTGAGCCCGCCCCAGATACCGGACGGGATCGTGGTCGCGACCGCGAAGACCGCCCCGGCATGCCAAGGCCGGAAACACGCCCGACCCTTCCACTTCCAGGCAGCACCCCCACTCCAGGCACCGTCGAGCCCACCCCAGATACCGGACGGGATCGTGAAGGCCGACATCGGCCCGGCATGACTCGACCCGGCGATAGGGCGGATGATACTGATGAAGCGCGCAAAGCCGAAGCGTCCCAACGAGAAGCCGAGATGAAGCGCCGCCAAGAAGAAATGGCGCAGCAAGCGGAGGCCGCGAAGAATCGAGCTGAACTCCTGAAACAACAGCAGGAGATGGCCCAGCAAAAAGCTGCCGCCGAGAAAGCGGCTGAAATGCAGCAGAAAGCCGAGGCTGAGCAACGTCGTCAGGATGACCTTGCCCGCAAACAAGCCGAAGCCAGCGCCATGACGGAGAAGATGGCCGAGCAGCAACGCCGCAACGACGAACTGCGCCGTCAACAGACTGAGGCTCTGAAAGCCCGTGAGATGCAGAAAGCCGAAGCCGCCCAGCGTGACCGCGAAGCCGCCATGGCGAAACAGCAGGAACTCCTGCGCAAAAAAGCGGAGGCAGATATGATGCAGAAACGCAACGATGACCTGCGCCGCCAGCAAGCCGAGGCCATGAAAACCCAGGCCGAAGCCGCCAAACGCCAGCGTGATGCGGAAGCCGCCCGCGCTCAGGCCGAAGCCCTAGCTCAACAGAAAGAAATGGCTCGTCAGCAAGCCGAAGCCGTAGCTAGCCAACGCCGCCAGCAGGAACAGCAAAAGCAGGAGATGATCCAAAAGCAGCGGGAGGAAATGGCGCAGAAAGCCCGTGAGGCCGCAGCCCGCGTCCAACAGGAAGCCGAAGCTCGCAGGAGAGCGGCCGAGGCCGCAGGCCGTCAGCGTGAGCCTCAGAAGCGTCAAAACAACGAGGATCAACGCGACCGCCGCCGTAATCCAGACAATCCGTGA
- the tilS gene encoding tRNA lysidine(34) synthetase TilS, which translates to MPSSFLLADLDLATPALVAVSGGRDSVMLLDLLMKAGHPSLIVCHLNHGLRGRESGQDAVFVRRLARHYGLPCEVEKVNVRQRAKDKRISLELAAREARYEFLQRVAHQHGVQRLYLAHHADDQAETILANLCRGSGIAGLRGMQVETSLNGMVLVRPLLSVRRVDIDAYVQAHRLPYREDSSNRSALHRRNRLRHEVLPLLNAVYARDVAPIVTRLGRLAARDEDYLKQQVLSFLEKEQVIEEDGSLNVTSQLRQLHPALLARVLHFWLGDQLGLPGVDAEVVEAASGMLAADGPAKVNLPGSRWLRRKARRLWVEGG; encoded by the coding sequence ATGCCTTCTTCGTTTCTTCTGGCAGATCTCGATCTCGCAACCCCTGCACTCGTCGCGGTGTCGGGGGGGCGCGATTCCGTGATGTTGCTGGATCTGTTGATGAAGGCGGGGCATCCATCCTTAATCGTGTGTCATCTCAATCATGGCCTTCGTGGCCGTGAATCAGGGCAGGACGCGGTCTTCGTGCGGCGTTTGGCTAGGCACTACGGATTACCGTGTGAGGTGGAGAAAGTGAATGTGCGGCAAAGGGCCAAGGATAAGCGCATCTCCCTGGAATTGGCTGCGCGTGAAGCTCGGTATGAATTTCTCCAGCGCGTGGCGCACCAGCACGGAGTGCAGCGTCTGTATCTCGCGCATCATGCCGATGATCAGGCCGAGACGATCCTAGCCAATCTTTGTCGAGGCAGTGGCATCGCGGGTCTGCGCGGGATGCAGGTGGAGACTTCTCTAAATGGCATGGTGTTGGTTAGGCCGCTGTTGAGCGTGCGCCGGGTGGACATTGACGCATATGTGCAGGCGCATCGCTTGCCGTATCGGGAAGATTCCAGCAATCGAAGCGCGCTGCATCGGCGTAACCGGCTGAGGCATGAGGTCTTGCCCCTGCTCAATGCGGTGTATGCACGCGATGTGGCACCCATCGTGACTCGGTTGGGCCGCTTGGCCGCACGTGATGAGGATTATCTGAAACAGCAGGTGCTAAGTTTCTTGGAAAAGGAGCAGGTCATCGAGGAGGATGGAAGCCTCAACGTGACGAGTCAGCTACGTCAGCTACATCCGGCTCTGCTGGCAAGGGTGTTGCACTTTTGGTTAGGTGATCAACTCGGGCTGCCGGGGGTAGATGCGGAGGTGGTGGAGGCCGCTTCAGGCATGCTCGCAGCCGATGGGCCGGCCAAGGTCAATCTACCGGGAAGCCGCTGGCTGCGTCGGAAGGCCCGCCGACTGTGGGTGGAAGGCGGGTGA